A section of the Silene latifolia isolate original U9 population unplaced genomic scaffold, ASM4854445v1 scaffold_244, whole genome shotgun sequence genome encodes:
- the LOC141638989 gene encoding nuclear transport factor 2-like, with translation MSASNNPALEVGSYFIAPYYQLLSETPEYSHQYYNDSSTMTRVDGDGVKTASTMLGIHSLLTSLNITKVEVTQLNAQNSWNGGVLLIVSGIVRSRNYYGKRKFTQAFFLAPQNKGFFVMNDVLQIQDEDVVIQHPEPELPDIPVESEVHAYNSHLEQTVPNYELEEETREYVNSLHINNDSPIDKYSLPDEQQDYHEEAAIHEFSPLETADNHEEEPIHSYAPAPAEEPIVEPAGERPKLSYASILQASKGQSSQLLVSRQHTARQSRRPPTPLEQRKQPSAQQLNASASSFVPEASVTGADDGLVQKEVELTSVYVRSLPLNVTNADLEKEFKNFGKIKPKGVFIRNKQDVGVCFAFVEFEDMSGVHNAINASPIELLGRRVYIEERRANSNNTSRGGAVARGRGRGRGGIRNPDRGNAFDGNNYNSARGNGFQQRAYQ, from the exons ATGTCTGCGTCTAATAACCCTGCTCTTGAG GTGGGTTCATATTTTATCGCTCCGTATTATCAATTGCTAAGTGAGACGCCGGAGTATTCTCATCAATATTACAATGATTCAAGCACCATGACTCGAGTTGATGGGGATGGTGTTAAAACTGCTTCCACCATGCTG GGTATTCATTCCCTACTCACTTCTCTAAATATCACGAAAGTTGAAGTCACGCAACTGAATGCCCAAAATTCATGGAATGGTGGCGTTCTGCTTATTGTGTCGGGCATCGTAAGGTCCAGGAACTACTATGGAAAAAGGAAATTCACACAGGCCTTCTTCTTAGCTCCCCAAAATAAAGGTTTCTTCGTCATGAATGATGTTCTTCAAATTCAAGACGAGGACGTTGTTATCCAGCATCCAGAGCCTGAATTACCTGACATCCCAGTTGAATCAGAAGTACATGCATATAATTCTCATCTAGAGCAGACAG TTCCAAATTACGAGTTGGAGGAGGAGACTAGGGAATACGTGAACTcactccatatcaacaatgataGTCCCATAGACAAATATAGCCTTCCGGATGAACAACAAGATTATCATGAGGAAGCTGCTATACATGAGTTTTCTCCCCTTGAGACTGCTGATAATCATGAAGAAGAGCCTATACATTCGTATGCGCCTGCACCGGCTGAAGAGCCTATTGTCGAACCTGCTGGAGAACGCCCAAAATTATCATATGCATCCATT TTGCAAGCATCAAAGGGACAATCTTCCCAACTATTGGTTTCTCGCCAACACACTGCAAGACAAAGCAGGCGTCCTCCAACTCCACTGGAGCAGAGGAAACAACCAAGTGCTCAGCAACTAAACGCTTCAGCATCATCATTTGTACCTGAGGCGTCTGTCACTGGAGCTGATGACGGACTTGTCCAAAAGGAAG TGGAGCTGACTTCTGTCTATGTGAGGAGCTTGCCCTTAAATGTTACAAATGCTGATCTCGAGAAGGAATTCAAGAATTTTGGTAAAATAAAACCCAAAGGAGTATTCATcaggaataaacaa GATGTTGGTGTTTGCTTCGCGTTTGTTGAGTTTGAAGATATGTCTGGTGTTCATAACGCGATTAAT GCGTCACCAATAGAACTGTTGGGGAGGCGCGTCTATATTGAGGAGAGGAGAGCAAACAGCAATAACACTAGCCGAGGTGGAG CTGTTGCAAGAGGCAGAGGCCGGGGACGTGGTGGTATTAGAAACCCCGATCGGGGAAATGCCTTTGACGGCAACAACTACAATAGTGCGAGAGGTAATGGCTTCCAGCAACGTGCCTACCAATAA